The stretch of DNA TATGGGCGAGTCTTCAGAAATGAGTGGCGAATCAAGCAGCCGTACAGATATTGGTATTCCTGATGTACAAAAACGATTATTAAAAGAATTATTGAAAACAGGAAAGCCAGTTGTATTGGTATTGTTTGCCGGTCGTCCAATGACTTTGGTTTGGGAACATGAAAATATCCCTGCAATTATCAACGTATGGTTTGGTGGCAGTGAAGCTGCTTATGCTATCGGAGATGTGTTATTTGGAAATGTAAACCCAGGCGGTAAGCTAGTGTCAACATTCCCTCGTAATGTAGCCCAAATCCCTTTATTCTATAATCATCTGAATACAGGTCGTCCGGCTGCTGATAAAGGTTTTGAAAAATTCAGAAGTAACTACATGGATGAGAAAAATGCCTCTCTTTATCCTTTTGGTTATGGTTTAAGTTATACTCAGTTTACCTATAGCGATATTAAATTAAGTTCAGCTACTATGAATGGTACCGGCGAAATCACAGCATCCGTAACAGTTACGAATAGCGGTAAAAGAGACGGAGCCGAGGTAGTTCAGCTTTACATCAGAGATTTGGTTGGCAGTATTTCAAGACCTGTAAAAGAATTAAAAGGTTTTGAGAAAATTCAACTGAAAGCCGGAGAGTCGAAAACTGTCAGCTTTAAAATCACTCCTGAATTGTTGAAATTCTATAACTCAGACCTGGAGCATGTTTTTGAACCGGGAGAGTTTGACCTGATGATCGGCGGTAACAGCCAGGATGTTAAAACAACAAAATTCACATTGCAATAAGCTATCACTTTAATAAAGATCAATTATGTTTAAAAGTATTCTAAAGGCTGCGGTTATCGTGTTATGCAGTTCGTTTAGTGTATACGGACAGGCCCAATTGCCTGTTTACCTTGATGACACGAAGCCTATTAAAGACCGTGTGGAGGATGCCCTTTCACGGATGACATTGGAAGAGAAGATTGGAATGGTTCACGCACAGTCCAAATTTAGTTCAGCCGGAGTTCCGCGCTTAGGAATTCCTGATATCTGGATGACCGATGGTCCGCATGGTATTCGTCCGGAAGTATTATGGGATGAATGGTCCCAGGCCGGTTGGACAAACGATTCTTGTATTGCATTTCCGGCACTAACCTGTTTGGCTGCAACGTGGAATAAAGAAATGTCATCGTTGTATGGAAAATCAATAGGAGAAGAAGCCCGTTATCGTAATAAAACCGTTTTATTGGGGCCTGGTGTAAATATTTACCGTACACCATTAAACGGAAGAAACTTCGAATATATGGGTGAAGATCCGTTTTTGTCGGCTAAAATGGTGGTTCCTTATATCAAAGGCGTTCAGCAAAACGGAGTGGCTACCTGTGTAAAACACTATGCATTAAATAACCAGGAAACCGAACGTCATTCAATTAATGTAAATGTTGATGATCGTGCATTGTATGAGATCTATCTTCCGGCTTTCAAAGCTGCTATACAGGAAGGCGATACCTGGGCAATTATGGGTTCTTATAATAAATATAAGGGTCAGCAATGCTGCCATAACCAATATTTGTTAAATGATATTTTGCGCAAGGAGTGGGGGTTCCAGGGAGTTGTTGTGGCCGACTGGGGTGGCGTGCATGATACGCAACAGGCCATTACCAATGGTTTAGATATGGAATTTGGTACCTGGACAGATGGTTTATCATGGGGAACAAGTAATGCCTATGATAATTATTATCTGGCTAAACCATATTTGGCAATGATTAAATCAGGTAAAGTTGGTACCAAAGAACTGGATGAGAAAGTGCGTCGCATTTTGCGCTTATCATTCCTTACCAATATGAATAAGAATCGTCCTTTTGGTTCATTCGGAACGGAAGAGCATGCATTAGCCGGACGTAAGATTGCGGAAGAAGGTATTGTGCTATTACAGAATAAGAATAATATTCTTCCAATCAATCTGAATAAAACCAAACGCATTGCAGTAATAGGTGAGAACGCAATTAAAATGATGACTGTTGGAGGTGGTAGTTCTTCATTAAAAGCAAAATATGAAGTGTCTCCGCTTGATGGCTTGAAAAGAAGAATTGGCTCACAGGCAGAGGTTGTTTACGCACGTGGTTATGTGGGTGATGCTGATGGCAGCTATAATGGTGTTGTGTCAGGCCAAAACCTGAAAGATAATCGCTCAGCTGAGGAGTTAATGGCTGAAGCAATTAAAGTTGCTAAAACTGCCGATGTAGTGGTTTTTGTTGGAGGCTTAAATAAAAGTGATTTCCAGGATTCAGAAGGAAACGACCGTAAAGGTTTGGGCCTTCCTTATAACCAGGATAAACTGATCACTGAATTATTGAAGGCTAATAAAAATCTTGTTTACGTTAACATTTCAGGAAATGCAGTGGCAATGCCTTGGGTAAATGAGGTTCCGGGAATTGTACAAGGATGGTTCCTTGGTACTGAAGCCGGCAATGCACTGGCTGCGGTATTAGTTGGTGATGTAAACCCTTCAGGTAAATTAACATTTACTTTCCCTGTTAAGTTGAGCGACAATGCTGCTCATGCAATGGGTGACTTCCCTGGTAAAGACGGAGAGGTTACTTATAAAGAAGGAATTTTTGTTGGCTACCGCTGGCACGATAAACAGAAGATTAAACCTTTATTCAGCTTTGGTCACGGCTTAAGTTATACCACTTTTGAGTACGGAAAAGTAACTGCTGATAAAAAGGAACTCACAGCTGATGATAAAATCACGTTTACTGTAAATGTTAAAAATACGGGTACACGAGAAGGTTCAGAAGTTGTACAGCTTTACATTAGCGATCTTAAATCGTCATTGCCTCGTCCGGTAAAAGAACTTAAAGGTTTCGAGAAAGTTTCATTAAAACCTGGTGAAACCAAAACAGTTACAATTACTGTCGACAAAGCAGCTTTAAGCTTCTTTGATGATAAAAAACATGAATGGGTTGCTGAACCAGGTGATTTTGAAGCCTTGATCGGCGCTTCATCAGCTAACATTAAAACCAAAACAGCATTCAAACTGAGGTAAATAGTTAAGTTATGTAGGGGCCCCAATTATGGGGCTTTTACATTTAAACCAAGTATTATGAAGAAACTAATTGTTGTAATTAGCTGCCTTTTCTCATTGCAATCTGCTTTTGCTCAAAGCCTGGATAAAATGCAATGGTTTAATGAACCCGAAAAATGGGAAATTAAAAACAATGCATTGTCAATGTTTGTAACGCCTCAAAGTGATTACTGGCGGATTTCGCATTATGGATTTACTGTTGATGATGCCCCATTCTATTACGCCACCTATGGTGGAGAGTTTGAAGCTAAAGTGAAATTAACCGGCGATTATAAAGTAAGATTTGATCAAATGGGATTAATGATTCGAACAGATCATGAAAACTGGATTAAAACAGGTGTTGAGTTTGTGGATAATAAGCTTAATGTAAGTACAGTGGTAACACACGGTAAAAGTGACTGGAGTGTTGTACAGCTTGATAAAGTGCCTCCATTCATATGGATTAAAGTTATCAGGCGCTTAGATGCCGTTGAAATTTATTATTCTTTTGATGATAAATCTTATATTATGTCGCGAAATGCACCACTTGAGGCTAACCGCCCGGTAATGGTAGGTCTGATGGCCGCCTGTCCGGATGGAAAAGGATTCAATGCTAAATTTGAAAACTTTACCGTTAAACATCTTCCTGATCAGCGTCGGTTAGAGTGGCTAAAGAATAACGCAGAATAAATGCAACACTAAACAATTATAAACATCTAAAAAACCAATTTAAAAGTGAAACCTCATTTCCCAATTCTCGATGGGCTTCGTGGCACCGCAGCACTTGTGGTTGTTATCTTCCACTTATTTGAAGCCAAGATCATTGATTATTCTATTCATCCCGTTCATCATGGCTACCTGGCCGTTGACTTCTTTTTCCTGTTATCAGGTTTTGTTGTGGGTTATGCCTACGACGACCGTTGGGGCCGAATGACCGTGAAAGATTTTTTCAAAATCAGGTTGATCCGTTTGCACCCGCTGGTAATTTTAAGTGTGGTCATCGGTGCGTTAGGCGTTTGGTTAAATCCGTATAGCGACGGGTTTGATAAAATCGGAATGATCAAGTTGATCGGAATTATGTTGTTAAGTTTAACATTGATTCCTTCTCCGGATGTACGTGGATGGGGCGAAACCCATTCATTAAATGGTCCCTGCTGGTCGCTGCTCCAGGAATACATTGCAAATATTCTGTATGCATTGATAGGAAGACGCTTGAATAAAGTGGGATTATGGATTGTTGTAATCATCAGCGGAGCTGTTCTTACGGCAGTAGCCACTTCACGCGGTGATGTAGCAACAGGTTGGGGTTTCGATAATTTTTGGATCGGAGTGGTGCGGATGATGTTCCCGTTTTTTGCGGGTTTATTATTGTTCCGCATGGGTAAACTGATAAAAATCAAACATGCATATATTGTATGTTCAGTGCTGTTAGTAGTGCTGATGTGTTTACCTTACTTTAAGTTTAATGGCTTGTATGAGGCAGCTTGTATCATCATTGCTTTCCCGATAATTGTTGCAGCAGGTGCCGGAGGACAGATAGACGGGAAATGGGCCAAATTATGTAAGTTTTCAGGGGATATTTCGTATCCGATCTATATTCTGCATTATCCGTTCATCTATATTTATATATCGTGGGTTAACGGCGCACAAAAACCTTCTTTAGAGCAAATGGTGTATGTAGGAATTGCCTTATTTGCATTCTTTATTTTATTGGCATACGTAGCATTAAAACTATATGACGAGCCTGTAAGAAACTGGCTTAAACAAAAGTTTTTATCAAATAGTACACAAACCTCTCCTCAGCTAACTTTGGAGGAAACACATTCTTAAATATTAGCAGTCTGATGATAACTTTGGAAAGGGCTTTTGTGCAAACAGGAGCTCTTTTTCTTTGCATTGATGGATGTTCGCCTCAAAGGAAATAGATCTTGTTAACATTTAATGTTATTTTATACTTTTACGATTATACAAACTCCGTTATGAAAAAAACTATACTGCTTTTACTATTCATAGGTACTTTACTTAGTGTTAAAGCACAATCTGTTACTGTACGGTTTAGTACTAATATGGGTAATATAGATGTGATGCTTTATGACGAAACCCCCAAACACAGAGATATGTTTGTGAAGGCAGTTAAAAAGGGTTGGTATAAAAATGCTCAGTTTAATCGGGTGATAGCAAACTTTGTGAGCCAGGGAGGCGAACTTGACGACACTATTCTAAACAGGGAAAAACAGCATCCAGAGCTCGGCGTAAAACGATTCCCTGCTGAAATAAAAGCCTCATTATTCCATAAAAAGGGAGCTTTGGGAGCAGGTAGAGATGATAATCATGAAAAAGCGTCTTATTTTACCCAGATTTATTTTGTAGCAGGCAAAAAGAGAAGTGATGAAGAATTGGATGCGATTGAGAAAAAACGAAACAGAAAAATTCCTGCAGATCAACGTGAAGTTTACAAAACTATAGGAGGCACCCCGCACCTCGATGGTGATTACACCGTTTTCGGCGAAATTGTTAGTGGACTTGAAGTTGCTGATGCCATAAATGCTGTGCCGACTGATAAAAATGATGTACCCTTAAAATCAGTCGTTTTTAATTTAAGTATCATCCGAAAATAATATTATAACGGATAAGCAGTATCGCTCTTAGCTTCTGAAAGAACGAAGAAACTTTGTACCGTATTAATATTGGGAAGTGCTGCTAGTTTATTCCGATAAAAATCATGATAAGTATCCATGTCGTGGGTCGCGATGCGTAGGATAAAGTCAAACGAGCCACTCATTTGTAAGCATTCCATCACTTCCGGAAACTTAATCACTTCTAGTTCAAACTGATTTAAGGTATCAACCGTATGATCATTTAATAAAACATGCGTAAAGGCAATAAGCTTTCTGTTGATCTTTTTTCGGTCTAAAATGGCTACAATTCGCTTAATCACTCCCTTTTCATTCAATCTTCTTATCCGTTCATGAACGGTCGCAATTGACTTACGCAACTGAAAAGCAATCTCTTTATTGGTTAATGAAGCATCTTTTTGAAGAAGCTTCAGGATCTCAAGATCAATACTATCTAAATCATTCATCTGGGTGCTGGTTGATCGGACTGAAAAAAGTCAATTTTAAAGTTCAAAGATAAGATAAACTGAAAAATAAGATAATTTTCCCTAGATTTTCCGAAAAATTTCCGGATAAATTCAAAAGTATTGACATTTGTGATGGATATATGAACCTTTGTTTTAAGATTGTTCATTATGGTATTGGATTGCAACTGGGAATGCAGCTCAATTAAAACACCATAATGAACACATTGATAAACCTTATCAAGATCTTCTTTATATAACCTAAATCAAGTTTCATTTGTCGGGTTCCGGTGTTTGCCTGGAACCCGTTTTTTTGATAATGACATTCTCTGTTTAGTTTCACTCCAAACGGAGTTAACTTTTCAAATCTTTTAATTCTTTAATGCAAGACCTCTCCTAAGTCTTGAAAAGCATCGCAAACTATAAGTTAATTCAAATGACCGGTTTTGAAGTGAATACTCCATTGGAGTAACAGATCGGTAGCTCCGAGATTGTAAAGCAGTTGTTACGCCGTTAGGTGCAACAACTGGTAAAGCTATACAAATTCAATCCTCATGTACCTTTCTTGATCTTTCTAAATATGCCGTATTTTGCGCGAAGTTTTCT from Solitalea canadensis DSM 3403 encodes:
- a CDS encoding glycoside hydrolase family 3 C-terminal domain-containing protein, whose product is MFKSILKAAVIVLCSSFSVYGQAQLPVYLDDTKPIKDRVEDALSRMTLEEKIGMVHAQSKFSSAGVPRLGIPDIWMTDGPHGIRPEVLWDEWSQAGWTNDSCIAFPALTCLAATWNKEMSSLYGKSIGEEARYRNKTVLLGPGVNIYRTPLNGRNFEYMGEDPFLSAKMVVPYIKGVQQNGVATCVKHYALNNQETERHSINVNVDDRALYEIYLPAFKAAIQEGDTWAIMGSYNKYKGQQCCHNQYLLNDILRKEWGFQGVVVADWGGVHDTQQAITNGLDMEFGTWTDGLSWGTSNAYDNYYLAKPYLAMIKSGKVGTKELDEKVRRILRLSFLTNMNKNRPFGSFGTEEHALAGRKIAEEGIVLLQNKNNILPINLNKTKRIAVIGENAIKMMTVGGGSSSLKAKYEVSPLDGLKRRIGSQAEVVYARGYVGDADGSYNGVVSGQNLKDNRSAEELMAEAIKVAKTADVVVFVGGLNKSDFQDSEGNDRKGLGLPYNQDKLITELLKANKNLVYVNISGNAVAMPWVNEVPGIVQGWFLGTEAGNALAAVLVGDVNPSGKLTFTFPVKLSDNAAHAMGDFPGKDGEVTYKEGIFVGYRWHDKQKIKPLFSFGHGLSYTTFEYGKVTADKKELTADDKITFTVNVKNTGTREGSEVVQLYISDLKSSLPRPVKELKGFEKVSLKPGETKTVTITVDKAALSFFDDKKHEWVAEPGDFEALIGASSANIKTKTAFKLR
- a CDS encoding DUF1349 domain-containing protein, which translates into the protein MKKLIVVISCLFSLQSAFAQSLDKMQWFNEPEKWEIKNNALSMFVTPQSDYWRISHYGFTVDDAPFYYATYGGEFEAKVKLTGDYKVRFDQMGLMIRTDHENWIKTGVEFVDNKLNVSTVVTHGKSDWSVVQLDKVPPFIWIKVIRRLDAVEIYYSFDDKSYIMSRNAPLEANRPVMVGLMAACPDGKGFNAKFENFTVKHLPDQRRLEWLKNNAE
- a CDS encoding acyltransferase family protein, translated to MKPHFPILDGLRGTAALVVVIFHLFEAKIIDYSIHPVHHGYLAVDFFFLLSGFVVGYAYDDRWGRMTVKDFFKIRLIRLHPLVILSVVIGALGVWLNPYSDGFDKIGMIKLIGIMLLSLTLIPSPDVRGWGETHSLNGPCWSLLQEYIANILYALIGRRLNKVGLWIVVIISGAVLTAVATSRGDVATGWGFDNFWIGVVRMMFPFFAGLLLFRMGKLIKIKHAYIVCSVLLVVLMCLPYFKFNGLYEAACIIIAFPIIVAAGAGGQIDGKWAKLCKFSGDISYPIYILHYPFIYIYISWVNGAQKPSLEQMVYVGIALFAFFILLAYVALKLYDEPVRNWLKQKFLSNSTQTSPQLTLEETHS
- a CDS encoding peptidylprolyl isomerase — protein: MKKTILLLLFIGTLLSVKAQSVTVRFSTNMGNIDVMLYDETPKHRDMFVKAVKKGWYKNAQFNRVIANFVSQGGELDDTILNREKQHPELGVKRFPAEIKASLFHKKGALGAGRDDNHEKASYFTQIYFVAGKKRSDEELDAIEKKRNRKIPADQREVYKTIGGTPHLDGDYTVFGEIVSGLEVADAINAVPTDKNDVPLKSVVFNLSIIRK
- a CDS encoding Lrp/AsnC family transcriptional regulator, yielding MNDLDSIDLEILKLLQKDASLTNKEIAFQLRKSIATVHERIRRLNEKGVIKRIVAILDRKKINRKLIAFTHVLLNDHTVDTLNQFELEVIKFPEVMECLQMSGSFDFILRIATHDMDTYHDFYRNKLAALPNINTVQSFFVLSEAKSDTAYPL